The following are encoded in a window of Chaetodon auriga isolate fChaAug3 chromosome 24, fChaAug3.hap1, whole genome shotgun sequence genomic DNA:
- the dennd4c gene encoding DENN domain-containing protein 4C isoform X1 — MIEDKGHRVTDYFVVAGLTDKSTPLEQDLSETKSGGPKAPITDLAVINRSAGETVPEGFTCIDSTYSGQPANLNHGSLKSPELFLCYRRSRGKSPLIDIGVLYEGKERLIQGCEIIQATPYGRCANVNNSSATSQRIFITFRRAPPVQPQNSLAVTDICVIITSKGETPPHTFCKVDKNLNCGMWGSNVFLCYKKSVSASNSISYKAGLIFRYPEEDYESFPLSESVPLFCLPMGAKIECWAPNTRDPLPVFSTFVLTISSGEKVYGSAIQFYEPYSVDQLSEKQKIQLGVLTTVEKKMIPNRPVNTNKCICLLSRWPFFESFRKFLMFLYKLSVSGPHPLPIEKHISHFMHNVSFPSPQRPRILVQLSAHDTLILSQPVSTPLPLSGADYGTLLMNLGAENCATLLHFVLLESKILLHSLRPAVLTGVAEAVVAMIFPFQWQCPYIPLCPLSLAGVLNAPCPFIVGVDSRYFDLYDPPPDVVCVDLDTNTIYLSDEKRHSNWKNLPKKPCKSLVNSLSNLHHQLATVSVRPMSQEGSAVDMTPIEADFTWHKKKTSLEMEIQEAFLRFMASILKGYRSYLKPITQAPSEKATAADSLYDLQGFLKSRDRAHQKFYSQLTKTQIFIRFIEECTFVSDKDTGLAFFDDCVEKLFPSDKITDKGTKVEGESSEDTRLLELDESQKSEHTVFVMPPEPPADDGPEPAPKYTYKSFPRLHMELFDRPRELRPALSSRAAGASLSSSPALLAKRTKQEIKLAYKMAKRFYTNPPLWARCLFSHCYSLWFICLPAAVRLSKSKSRAMQQAYNVLLKMRTSEVEVLDEVCYRVVMQLCGVWGLPVMAVRVLVEMKKAGVHPNAITYGYYNKAVLESPWPSRNRSGLFMWTKLRNVVRGVAQFKRTVDRTSSKKGPTLSTTAASIGGSAVTDADRLSHGSADSSSEVNGVEHNLFAHSHSMEDTTDNHCSTGRQSDQGYGSKDELHQELAEPSQAAVLSTEERNTSKTQHNGGDIAGSVDSAVAVAEPPSPVDVTVPVPSIVKLSTGSFDGGRETGKGKLFRRHSKTDNVSLPDDDASLASGDVANQSQQQRQKSFSERSCSFSAETRAGMLLEQGVDHMASQMGADARILAAALCAGQSPPPTSVSKTLFKDLEEEPEDDRDLTLGKLPEEEGPGEPEEEKGDDIKVEGTEIKVEKRERKHTETHEEDPGLRGVSLERADVEAGADPLSILVSETEESASVTSQEPPRAMPAVVSRNLAEEIEMYMSLRSPLGVKSSSMELQQAQGDSTDAPQPKPSLERRSSLPVPPVKTPTGSPGDTPKRSPTTVTRSKTFAVKMKTPASTAGSPGPRSASLTALVKSSQGGSLGSVINSISGIKMDTLLSGPKIDVLKSGMKQAANVASKVWGAVASAYSYSDDEDEQAQGGGGFPSHLDEQMLAAHEVDESPERGAIPGLVANGLNQSCTSLGSSSGSSDTGRGTQQTHPTPGRVGRGPDSEQGSSLHASSSSIYQNCALEVLMSSCSQCRSCEALVYDEEIMAGWTADDSNLNTTCPFCRTAFLPLLHVEFQDLRTMAGFYMNPSASGDSIHSTSAQPTASSSADIKTPDLISFPEEEPRETPDDRPGALKSLIPEPVQSDPLGLLEHQAAGKQQRCSGTSLTRSNSVGGPLQSLDYSQRPGHGVSTTSLPSSLQEVSDGMGTKRPNPKPVSVPYLSPLVLRKELETLLENEGDQVIYTHKFLSQHPIIFWNLVWYFRRLDLPTHLPGLILTSEHCNKGVQLPLTSLSQDSKQVYVQLLWDNINLHQDHGDPLYLLWRTFLEKKGTLAPTDHQEVRTLLNTIVRNIQTNDVYGPINLLIREIKRRPEGVKRQRSIYREILFLSLVALGRENIDVEAFDREYRLAYDQLSAEQLKSLHRIDRPPSPSIQWCLKRFGAPII, encoded by the exons CGTGCTGTATGAGGGTAAGGAGCGTCTGATCCAGGGCTGCGAGATCATCCAGGCCACACCGTACGGCCGCTGCGCCAACGTCAACAACAGCTCCGCCACCTCGCAGCGCATCTTCATCACCTTCCGCCGAGCGCCCCCCGTCCAGCCTCAGAACTCCCTCGCAGTGACGGACATCTGCGTCATCATCACCAGCAAGGGCGAGACGCCACCGCATACCTTTTGCAAGGTGGACAAGAACCTCAACTGTGGAATG TGGGGCTCCAATGTGTTCCTGTGTTACAAGAAATCAGTATCTGCGTCCAATTCCATCAGTTATAAAGCCG GTCTCATCTTTCGGTACCCAGAAGAGGATTACGAGTCTTTCCCCCTGTCAGAATCCGTCCCTCTGTTTTGTTTGCCCATGGGTGCCAAGATCGAGTGTTGGGCACCAAACACACGCGACCCTCTGCCCGTCTTCTCCACTTTTGTCTTAACCATCTCTTCTGGTGAAAAG GTGTACGGATCAGCCATCCAGTTCTACGAGCCATACTCAGTGGATCAGCTGAGCGAGAAGCAGAAGATCCAGCTGGGCGTGCTCACCACGGTGGAGAAGAAGATGATCCCCAACCGGCCTGTGAACACCAACAAATGCATCTGCCTGCTGTCTCGCTGGCCCTTCTTTGAGTCCTTCCGCAAGTTCCTGATGTTCCTCTACAAGCTGTCCGTCTCAGGCCCGCACCCACTGCCTATTGAAAA GCACATCTCACACTTCATGCACAATGTGTCATTTCCCTCCCCCCAAAGGCCAAGAATATTAGTCCAG ctgtCGGCACATGACACCCTGATACTCTCCCAGCCTGTGTCTACACCCTTACCCCTCAG TGGGGCAGACTACGGCACACTGCTGATGAATCTGGGCGCGGAGAACTGcgccacactgctgcactttgtCCTGCTGGAGAGCAAGATCCTGCTGCATTCGCTCCGGCCGGCTGTGCTCACCGGAGTGGCCGAGGCTGTGGTGGCT ATGATCTTTCCCTTCCAGTGGCAGTGTCCCTACATCCCCCTGTGCCCGCTCTCTCTAGCAGGCGTCCTCAACGCTCCCTGTCCATTTATAGTGGGTGTGGACTCCCGCTACTTCGACCTTTACGACCCCCCACCAGATGTTGTCTGCGTGGATCTGGACACCAATACTATCTACCT GTCTGACGAAAAGAGACACAGCAACTGGAAGAACCTCCCAAAGAAGCCCTGCAAGAGTCTCGTGAACTCACTGAGCAACTTGCACCACCAGCTGGCCACTG tttcagttcgTCCAATGTCACAGGAAGGCTCAGCAGTGGACATGACCCCCATCGAGGCGGACTTCACCTGGCACAAGAAGAAGACGTCCCTGGAGATGGAAATCCAGGAGGCCTTCCTTCGCTTCATGGCCTCCATCCTGAAGGGCTACCGCTCCTACCTCAAACCCATCACCCAGGCGCCCTCCGAGAAGGCCACGGCCGCAGACTCCCTCTATGACCTGCAAG GGTTTCTCAAAAGCAGAGACCGCGCCCACCAGAAGTTCTACTCCCAGCTCACCAAGACCCAGATATTCATCCGCTTCATCGAGGAGTGCACCTTCGTCAGCGACAAGGACACCGGCCTGGCCTTTTTTGACGACTGCGTCGAGAAG CTTTTTCCCTCTGATAAAATCACCGACAAGGGCACTAAG GTTGAAGGGGAGTCATCTGAGGACACAAGACTGTTGGAGCTGGACGAGTCCCAGAAGAGCGAACACACTGTCTTTGTCATGCCCCCTGAACCTCCAGCTGACGATGGACCTGAACCTGCCCCCAAATACAC CTATAAGAGTTTCCCCAGGCTGCATATGGAGCTGTTTGACCGTCCACGGGAGTTAAGGCCGGCCCTTAGCAGCAGAGCAGCGGGGGCCAGTCTGTCCAGCAGCCCTGCACTGCTGGCTAAGAGGACAAAGCAG GAGATCAAGCTAGCGTACAAAATGGCAAAGCGTTTCTACACCAACCCTCCGCTGTGGGCCCGCTGTCTGTTCAGCCACTGCTACAGCCTGTGGTTCATCTGCCTGCCAGCAGCCGTGCGTCTCTCCAAGTCGAAAAGCCGTGCCATGCAGCAGGCGTACAACGTCCTCCTGAAGATGAGGACCAGTGAGGTGGAGGTGCTGGACGAG GTGTGTTATAGAGTGGTGATGCAGCTCTGTGGCGTGTGGGGTCTCCCCGTTATGGCTGTGCGAGTCTTGGTTGAGATGAAGAAAGCTGGAGTACACCCAAACGCCATCACATACGGATACTACAACAAG GCCGTCTTAGAGAGCCCGTGGCCGAGCAGAAACCGGAGTGGCCTCTTTATGTGGACCAAGCTTCGCAATGTGGTGCGTGGAGTGGCTCAGTTCAAGCGCACTGTAGACCGAACATCCTCCAAGAAGGGACCCACACTTAGTACCACAG CTGCATCAATAGGCGGCTCAGCAGTCACTGACGCCGACCGTTTGAGTCACGGAAGTGCTGACAGCTCAAGTGAGGTCAATGGCGTGGAGCACAATCTATTTGCCCACAGCCACAGCATGGAAGACACAACAGACAACCACTGTAGTACAG GGAGGCAGTCTGATCAAGGCTACGGCTCCAAGGATGAGTTACACCAGGAGCTGGCAGAGCCTTCACAAGCAGCTGTCCTTTCcactgaggagagaaacactTCCAAAACACAGCATAATG GAGGTGACATTGCCGGCTCGGTGGACAGTGCCGTAGCAGTAGCAGAGCCTCCCAGTCCTGTTGATGTAACCGTGCCTGTACCCAGTATTGTGAAGCTGTCCACAGGGAGCTTTGATGGTGGCAGGGAAACAG GCAAAGGGAAGCTGTTCAGGAGACACAGCAAGACAGATAATGTGTCTCTGCCTGATGATGATGCCTCGCTGGCTTCAGGGGATGTAGCTAACCAGTCTCAGCAGCAGCGACAGAAATCCTTTTCTGAAcgcagctgcagcttcagcgcTGAAACCCGTGCTGGAATGCTGCTGGAGCAAGGCGTGGACCACATGGCCAGTCAGATGGGTGCCGATGCTCGTATCCTGGCTGCAGCACTCTGTGCAGGCCAAAGTCCACCTCCTACTAGTGTGTccaaaacactttttaaagacCTGGAGGAAGAGCCTGAAGATGACCGGGACTTGACACTGGGGAAGCTGCCAGAAGAAGAGGGGCCAGGAGAACCCGAAGAAGAGAAGGGAGATGATATAAAGGTAGAGGGGACTGAGATAAAAGTGGAGAAACGAGAGAGGaagcacactgaaacacatgaggAGGACCCTGGGCTGCGAGGAGTCTCCCTGGAGAGGGCAGACGTGGAGGCGGGTGCTGACCCACTTTCCATCCTGGTGTCTGAGACTGAAGAATCGGCCTCTGTCACCAGCCAGGAGCCGCCGCGCGCCATGCCCGCTGTGGTGTCCCGCAACCTGGCCGAGGAGATTGAAATGTACATGAGCCTAAGGAGCCCCCTGGGTGTGAAATCCTCCAGCATGGAGCTCCAGCAGGCCCAGGGAGACTCCACTGACGCCCCACAGCCCAAACCATCACTGGAACGCAGGTCCAGCCTCCCTGTGCCTCCTGTCAAAACTCCGACTGGCTCGCCAGGTGACACACCCAAACGCAGCCCCACCACTGTCACTCGCTCCAAGACTTTTGCAGTAAAGATGAAGACCCCCGCCAGCACTGCGGGAAGCCCGGGTCCTAGATCAGCCTCTCTGACAGCACTAGTCAAGTCCTCCCAGGGAGGGTCGCTGGGCTCGGTCATCAACTCCATTTCAGGCATCAAAATGGACACCCTTTTGTCAGGACCTAAAATTGATGTGCTGAAGTCGGGCATGAAACAGGCGGCAAATGTGGCCAGCAAAGTGTGGGGGGCAGTTGCTTCTGCTTACTCCTACTCAGATGATGAG GATGAACAAGCTCAGGGTGGTGGCGGCTTCCCGTCACATCTGGATGAGCAGATGCTGGCTGCACATGAAGTAGATGAGAGTCCTGAGAGAGGAGCCATCCCCGGGTTGGTGGCCAACGGTCTCAACCAGAGCTGCACCAGCctgggcagcagcagtggcagcagtgacacagGCAGAGGAACCCAGCAGACAC ATCCAACTCCAGGACGAGTGGGCAGGGGTCCAGACTCTGAGCAGGGCTCCTCACTTCACGCTTCCTCTTCAAGCATTTACCAGAACTGTGCACTGGAG GTGCTGATGTCCAGCTGCTCTCAGTGCCGCTCTTGTGAAGCACTGGTGTATGATGAGGAGATAATGGCGGGCTGGACGGCCGATGACTCCAACCTGAATACCACCTGTCCTTTCTGTCGCACAGCCTTTCTTCCCTTATTGCACGTGGAGTTTCAGGACTTACGCACAATGGCCGG GTTCTACATGAATCCCAGTGCCTCAGGAGACAGTATCCACAGCACCAGTGCCCAgcccacagccagcagctcagctgacaTTAAGACACCAGACCTGATCTCTTTCCCCGAAGAGGAACCAAGGGAGACTCCAGATGATCGGCCTGGAGCACTCAAGAG TCTGATTCCTGAGCCGGTGCAGTCAGACCCCCTGGGTCTCCTGGAGCACCAGGCAGCAGGGAAGCAGCAGAGATGTAGTGGGACGTCACTGACGCGCAGCAACAGCGTTGGTGGCCCGCTGCAGAGCCTGGACTACTCCCAGAGACCTGGACATGGCGTCTCCACCACTAGTCTGCccagcagcctgcaggaggTGTCG GATGGCATGGGGACCAAACGGCCAAACCCCAAGCCTGTGTCTGTACCGTACCTCAGCCCCTTGGTGCTGCGCAAGGAGCTGGAGACCCTGTTGGAGAACGAGGGAGATCAG GTGATCTACACCCACAAGTTCCTCAGCCAGCACCCCATCATCTTCTGGAACCTGGTGTGGTATTTCCGTCGCCTGGACCTTCCCACTCACCTGCCTGGTCTCATCCTTACCTCTGAACACTGCAACAAAGGAGTACAG ctgcCCTTGACGTCACTGTCCCAGGACAGTAAGCAGGTATACGTCCAGCTCCTGTGGGACAACATCAACCTGCACCAGGACCATGGAGATCCCCTCTATCTGCTCTGGAGGACTTTCT TGGAGAAGAAGGGGACGCTGGCTCCAACAGACCACCAGGAGGTTCGTACCCTCCTCAACACAATTGTTCGAAACATCCAGACCAACGATGTCTACGGGCCAATCAACCTGCTGATCCGAGAGATCAAACGGCGCCCAGAGGGTGTCAAACGGCAGAG GAGTATCTACAGAGAAATCTTGTTCCTCTCACTGGTGGCCTTGGGGAGGGAGAACATCGACGTAG aggcCTTCGACAGGGAGTACCGCCTGGCTTACGACCAACTGAGCGCTGAGCAGCTCAAATCTTTGCACCGCATTGATCGACCGCCCAGCCCCAGCATCCAGTGGTGCCTTAAACGCTTTGGGGCCCCCATCATCTGA
- the dennd4c gene encoding DENN domain-containing protein 4C isoform X2, translating to MIEDKGHRVTDYFVVAGLTDKSTPLEQDLSETKSGGPKAPITDLAVINRSAGETVPEGFTCIDSTYSGQPANLNHGSLKSPELFLCYRRSRGKSPLIDIGVLYEGKERLIQGCEIIQATPYGRCANVNNSSATSQRIFITFRRAPPVQPQNSLAVTDICVIITSKGETPPHTFCKVDKNLNCGMWGSNVFLCYKKSVSASNSISYKAGLIFRYPEEDYESFPLSESVPLFCLPMGAKIECWAPNTRDPLPVFSTFVLTISSGEKVYGSAIQFYEPYSVDQLSEKQKIQLGVLTTVEKKMIPNRPVNTNKCICLLSRWPFFESFRKFLMFLYKLSVSGPHPLPIEKHISHFMHNVSFPSPQRPRILVQLSAHDTLILSQPVSTPLPLSGADYGTLLMNLGAENCATLLHFVLLESKILLHSLRPAVLTGVAEAVVAMIFPFQWQCPYIPLCPLSLAGVLNAPCPFIVGVDSRYFDLYDPPPDVVCVDLDTNTIYLSDEKRHSNWKNLPKKPCKSLVNSLSNLHHQLATVSVRPMSQEGSAVDMTPIEADFTWHKKKTSLEMEIQEAFLRFMASILKGYRSYLKPITQAPSEKATAADSLYDLQGFLKSRDRAHQKFYSQLTKTQIFIRFIEECTFVSDKDTGLAFFDDCVEKVEGESSEDTRLLELDESQKSEHTVFVMPPEPPADDGPEPAPKYTYKSFPRLHMELFDRPRELRPALSSRAAGASLSSSPALLAKRTKQEIKLAYKMAKRFYTNPPLWARCLFSHCYSLWFICLPAAVRLSKSKSRAMQQAYNVLLKMRTSEVEVLDEVCYRVVMQLCGVWGLPVMAVRVLVEMKKAGVHPNAITYGYYNKAVLESPWPSRNRSGLFMWTKLRNVVRGVAQFKRTVDRTSSKKGPTLSTTAASIGGSAVTDADRLSHGSADSSSEVNGVEHNLFAHSHSMEDTTDNHCSTGRQSDQGYGSKDELHQELAEPSQAAVLSTEERNTSKTQHNGGDIAGSVDSAVAVAEPPSPVDVTVPVPSIVKLSTGSFDGGRETGKGKLFRRHSKTDNVSLPDDDASLASGDVANQSQQQRQKSFSERSCSFSAETRAGMLLEQGVDHMASQMGADARILAAALCAGQSPPPTSVSKTLFKDLEEEPEDDRDLTLGKLPEEEGPGEPEEEKGDDIKVEGTEIKVEKRERKHTETHEEDPGLRGVSLERADVEAGADPLSILVSETEESASVTSQEPPRAMPAVVSRNLAEEIEMYMSLRSPLGVKSSSMELQQAQGDSTDAPQPKPSLERRSSLPVPPVKTPTGSPGDTPKRSPTTVTRSKTFAVKMKTPASTAGSPGPRSASLTALVKSSQGGSLGSVINSISGIKMDTLLSGPKIDVLKSGMKQAANVASKVWGAVASAYSYSDDEDEQAQGGGGFPSHLDEQMLAAHEVDESPERGAIPGLVANGLNQSCTSLGSSSGSSDTGRGTQQTHPTPGRVGRGPDSEQGSSLHASSSSIYQNCALEVLMSSCSQCRSCEALVYDEEIMAGWTADDSNLNTTCPFCRTAFLPLLHVEFQDLRTMAGFYMNPSASGDSIHSTSAQPTASSSADIKTPDLISFPEEEPRETPDDRPGALKSLIPEPVQSDPLGLLEHQAAGKQQRCSGTSLTRSNSVGGPLQSLDYSQRPGHGVSTTSLPSSLQEVSDGMGTKRPNPKPVSVPYLSPLVLRKELETLLENEGDQVIYTHKFLSQHPIIFWNLVWYFRRLDLPTHLPGLILTSEHCNKGVQLPLTSLSQDSKQVYVQLLWDNINLHQDHGDPLYLLWRTFLEKKGTLAPTDHQEVRTLLNTIVRNIQTNDVYGPINLLIREIKRRPEGVKRQRSIYREILFLSLVALGRENIDVEAFDREYRLAYDQLSAEQLKSLHRIDRPPSPSIQWCLKRFGAPII from the exons CGTGCTGTATGAGGGTAAGGAGCGTCTGATCCAGGGCTGCGAGATCATCCAGGCCACACCGTACGGCCGCTGCGCCAACGTCAACAACAGCTCCGCCACCTCGCAGCGCATCTTCATCACCTTCCGCCGAGCGCCCCCCGTCCAGCCTCAGAACTCCCTCGCAGTGACGGACATCTGCGTCATCATCACCAGCAAGGGCGAGACGCCACCGCATACCTTTTGCAAGGTGGACAAGAACCTCAACTGTGGAATG TGGGGCTCCAATGTGTTCCTGTGTTACAAGAAATCAGTATCTGCGTCCAATTCCATCAGTTATAAAGCCG GTCTCATCTTTCGGTACCCAGAAGAGGATTACGAGTCTTTCCCCCTGTCAGAATCCGTCCCTCTGTTTTGTTTGCCCATGGGTGCCAAGATCGAGTGTTGGGCACCAAACACACGCGACCCTCTGCCCGTCTTCTCCACTTTTGTCTTAACCATCTCTTCTGGTGAAAAG GTGTACGGATCAGCCATCCAGTTCTACGAGCCATACTCAGTGGATCAGCTGAGCGAGAAGCAGAAGATCCAGCTGGGCGTGCTCACCACGGTGGAGAAGAAGATGATCCCCAACCGGCCTGTGAACACCAACAAATGCATCTGCCTGCTGTCTCGCTGGCCCTTCTTTGAGTCCTTCCGCAAGTTCCTGATGTTCCTCTACAAGCTGTCCGTCTCAGGCCCGCACCCACTGCCTATTGAAAA GCACATCTCACACTTCATGCACAATGTGTCATTTCCCTCCCCCCAAAGGCCAAGAATATTAGTCCAG ctgtCGGCACATGACACCCTGATACTCTCCCAGCCTGTGTCTACACCCTTACCCCTCAG TGGGGCAGACTACGGCACACTGCTGATGAATCTGGGCGCGGAGAACTGcgccacactgctgcactttgtCCTGCTGGAGAGCAAGATCCTGCTGCATTCGCTCCGGCCGGCTGTGCTCACCGGAGTGGCCGAGGCTGTGGTGGCT ATGATCTTTCCCTTCCAGTGGCAGTGTCCCTACATCCCCCTGTGCCCGCTCTCTCTAGCAGGCGTCCTCAACGCTCCCTGTCCATTTATAGTGGGTGTGGACTCCCGCTACTTCGACCTTTACGACCCCCCACCAGATGTTGTCTGCGTGGATCTGGACACCAATACTATCTACCT GTCTGACGAAAAGAGACACAGCAACTGGAAGAACCTCCCAAAGAAGCCCTGCAAGAGTCTCGTGAACTCACTGAGCAACTTGCACCACCAGCTGGCCACTG tttcagttcgTCCAATGTCACAGGAAGGCTCAGCAGTGGACATGACCCCCATCGAGGCGGACTTCACCTGGCACAAGAAGAAGACGTCCCTGGAGATGGAAATCCAGGAGGCCTTCCTTCGCTTCATGGCCTCCATCCTGAAGGGCTACCGCTCCTACCTCAAACCCATCACCCAGGCGCCCTCCGAGAAGGCCACGGCCGCAGACTCCCTCTATGACCTGCAAG GGTTTCTCAAAAGCAGAGACCGCGCCCACCAGAAGTTCTACTCCCAGCTCACCAAGACCCAGATATTCATCCGCTTCATCGAGGAGTGCACCTTCGTCAGCGACAAGGACACCGGCCTGGCCTTTTTTGACGACTGCGTCGAGAAG GTTGAAGGGGAGTCATCTGAGGACACAAGACTGTTGGAGCTGGACGAGTCCCAGAAGAGCGAACACACTGTCTTTGTCATGCCCCCTGAACCTCCAGCTGACGATGGACCTGAACCTGCCCCCAAATACAC CTATAAGAGTTTCCCCAGGCTGCATATGGAGCTGTTTGACCGTCCACGGGAGTTAAGGCCGGCCCTTAGCAGCAGAGCAGCGGGGGCCAGTCTGTCCAGCAGCCCTGCACTGCTGGCTAAGAGGACAAAGCAG GAGATCAAGCTAGCGTACAAAATGGCAAAGCGTTTCTACACCAACCCTCCGCTGTGGGCCCGCTGTCTGTTCAGCCACTGCTACAGCCTGTGGTTCATCTGCCTGCCAGCAGCCGTGCGTCTCTCCAAGTCGAAAAGCCGTGCCATGCAGCAGGCGTACAACGTCCTCCTGAAGATGAGGACCAGTGAGGTGGAGGTGCTGGACGAG GTGTGTTATAGAGTGGTGATGCAGCTCTGTGGCGTGTGGGGTCTCCCCGTTATGGCTGTGCGAGTCTTGGTTGAGATGAAGAAAGCTGGAGTACACCCAAACGCCATCACATACGGATACTACAACAAG GCCGTCTTAGAGAGCCCGTGGCCGAGCAGAAACCGGAGTGGCCTCTTTATGTGGACCAAGCTTCGCAATGTGGTGCGTGGAGTGGCTCAGTTCAAGCGCACTGTAGACCGAACATCCTCCAAGAAGGGACCCACACTTAGTACCACAG CTGCATCAATAGGCGGCTCAGCAGTCACTGACGCCGACCGTTTGAGTCACGGAAGTGCTGACAGCTCAAGTGAGGTCAATGGCGTGGAGCACAATCTATTTGCCCACAGCCACAGCATGGAAGACACAACAGACAACCACTGTAGTACAG GGAGGCAGTCTGATCAAGGCTACGGCTCCAAGGATGAGTTACACCAGGAGCTGGCAGAGCCTTCACAAGCAGCTGTCCTTTCcactgaggagagaaacactTCCAAAACACAGCATAATG GAGGTGACATTGCCGGCTCGGTGGACAGTGCCGTAGCAGTAGCAGAGCCTCCCAGTCCTGTTGATGTAACCGTGCCTGTACCCAGTATTGTGAAGCTGTCCACAGGGAGCTTTGATGGTGGCAGGGAAACAG GCAAAGGGAAGCTGTTCAGGAGACACAGCAAGACAGATAATGTGTCTCTGCCTGATGATGATGCCTCGCTGGCTTCAGGGGATGTAGCTAACCAGTCTCAGCAGCAGCGACAGAAATCCTTTTCTGAAcgcagctgcagcttcagcgcTGAAACCCGTGCTGGAATGCTGCTGGAGCAAGGCGTGGACCACATGGCCAGTCAGATGGGTGCCGATGCTCGTATCCTGGCTGCAGCACTCTGTGCAGGCCAAAGTCCACCTCCTACTAGTGTGTccaaaacactttttaaagacCTGGAGGAAGAGCCTGAAGATGACCGGGACTTGACACTGGGGAAGCTGCCAGAAGAAGAGGGGCCAGGAGAACCCGAAGAAGAGAAGGGAGATGATATAAAGGTAGAGGGGACTGAGATAAAAGTGGAGAAACGAGAGAGGaagcacactgaaacacatgaggAGGACCCTGGGCTGCGAGGAGTCTCCCTGGAGAGGGCAGACGTGGAGGCGGGTGCTGACCCACTTTCCATCCTGGTGTCTGAGACTGAAGAATCGGCCTCTGTCACCAGCCAGGAGCCGCCGCGCGCCATGCCCGCTGTGGTGTCCCGCAACCTGGCCGAGGAGATTGAAATGTACATGAGCCTAAGGAGCCCCCTGGGTGTGAAATCCTCCAGCATGGAGCTCCAGCAGGCCCAGGGAGACTCCACTGACGCCCCACAGCCCAAACCATCACTGGAACGCAGGTCCAGCCTCCCTGTGCCTCCTGTCAAAACTCCGACTGGCTCGCCAGGTGACACACCCAAACGCAGCCCCACCACTGTCACTCGCTCCAAGACTTTTGCAGTAAAGATGAAGACCCCCGCCAGCACTGCGGGAAGCCCGGGTCCTAGATCAGCCTCTCTGACAGCACTAGTCAAGTCCTCCCAGGGAGGGTCGCTGGGCTCGGTCATCAACTCCATTTCAGGCATCAAAATGGACACCCTTTTGTCAGGACCTAAAATTGATGTGCTGAAGTCGGGCATGAAACAGGCGGCAAATGTGGCCAGCAAAGTGTGGGGGGCAGTTGCTTCTGCTTACTCCTACTCAGATGATGAG GATGAACAAGCTCAGGGTGGTGGCGGCTTCCCGTCACATCTGGATGAGCAGATGCTGGCTGCACATGAAGTAGATGAGAGTCCTGAGAGAGGAGCCATCCCCGGGTTGGTGGCCAACGGTCTCAACCAGAGCTGCACCAGCctgggcagcagcagtggcagcagtgacacagGCAGAGGAACCCAGCAGACAC ATCCAACTCCAGGACGAGTGGGCAGGGGTCCAGACTCTGAGCAGGGCTCCTCACTTCACGCTTCCTCTTCAAGCATTTACCAGAACTGTGCACTGGAG GTGCTGATGTCCAGCTGCTCTCAGTGCCGCTCTTGTGAAGCACTGGTGTATGATGAGGAGATAATGGCGGGCTGGACGGCCGATGACTCCAACCTGAATACCACCTGTCCTTTCTGTCGCACAGCCTTTCTTCCCTTATTGCACGTGGAGTTTCAGGACTTACGCACAATGGCCGG GTTCTACATGAATCCCAGTGCCTCAGGAGACAGTATCCACAGCACCAGTGCCCAgcccacagccagcagctcagctgacaTTAAGACACCAGACCTGATCTCTTTCCCCGAAGAGGAACCAAGGGAGACTCCAGATGATCGGCCTGGAGCACTCAAGAG TCTGATTCCTGAGCCGGTGCAGTCAGACCCCCTGGGTCTCCTGGAGCACCAGGCAGCAGGGAAGCAGCAGAGATGTAGTGGGACGTCACTGACGCGCAGCAACAGCGTTGGTGGCCCGCTGCAGAGCCTGGACTACTCCCAGAGACCTGGACATGGCGTCTCCACCACTAGTCTGCccagcagcctgcaggaggTGTCG GATGGCATGGGGACCAAACGGCCAAACCCCAAGCCTGTGTCTGTACCGTACCTCAGCCCCTTGGTGCTGCGCAAGGAGCTGGAGACCCTGTTGGAGAACGAGGGAGATCAG GTGATCTACACCCACAAGTTCCTCAGCCAGCACCCCATCATCTTCTGGAACCTGGTGTGGTATTTCCGTCGCCTGGACCTTCCCACTCACCTGCCTGGTCTCATCCTTACCTCTGAACACTGCAACAAAGGAGTACAG ctgcCCTTGACGTCACTGTCCCAGGACAGTAAGCAGGTATACGTCCAGCTCCTGTGGGACAACATCAACCTGCACCAGGACCATGGAGATCCCCTCTATCTGCTCTGGAGGACTTTCT TGGAGAAGAAGGGGACGCTGGCTCCAACAGACCACCAGGAGGTTCGTACCCTCCTCAACACAATTGTTCGAAACATCCAGACCAACGATGTCTACGGGCCAATCAACCTGCTGATCCGAGAGATCAAACGGCGCCCAGAGGGTGTCAAACGGCAGAG GAGTATCTACAGAGAAATCTTGTTCCTCTCACTGGTGGCCTTGGGGAGGGAGAACATCGACGTAG aggcCTTCGACAGGGAGTACCGCCTGGCTTACGACCAACTGAGCGCTGAGCAGCTCAAATCTTTGCACCGCATTGATCGACCGCCCAGCCCCAGCATCCAGTGGTGCCTTAAACGCTTTGGGGCCCCCATCATCTGA